The sequence CATGCAGCGGTTTTGGGGCCAGGAGGGGCTTGGGTGGGCTTGCCCCGGGTGTCCCCTCCAGTGCAGCTGCCAGGCTCCTCACTGTCCTGCTGCGACTGGCGTCACCGGGGCTGACGCCCGCATCGACCATGTCCTGGGGGACAGGAGACTGCTGCTCGGGGTCGGGGGGCTGTTCGCCATTCGCTTCGGTGGCGGGGGTGCTGGAGACGGAACTGAGACGCTTGGGAGGTGGTGGCGGGGGTCCCTTGCGCTTGGCCCGGATGGCGAAGGACTGGCTGCGGGTCACCTTGGCCTCCGCCTGCAGGCAGGCCCGCGGCATCTGGCTGCGGCCCGGCCGCCGTGTCAGGGTGGCATAGGAGCCCAGGGTGCTGGTGGGcaccccctcctcctcttcgtGCTCTCCATCTGACAGCGCGTAGCGGTTCAGGCTGTGCGAGCGCTTCTTGTACTTGAAGCCTTCGCCCCCGTTGTGCTGCTCCCCGGCCTGCCAGGTGCCCGGGGCGGTGGCAGCCTTGGGCGGCTCGGTGGGGCTGCACTGGCTGTGCAGGTAGGAGAAAGCTTTTTGGGCTGATGTCTGCAGGCTGCTCTTCTGCccagaagggaaggaggggtAGGGGTGTGCCAGGGTCTTGGGCTGCTCGGCCCCCAGGAGGGATGGGGCTGTCGGGGATTTCAAGGAGACGTGAGGGTACATGAAGACATACGGGGCTGTCCCCTTGCTGGGGGTCTGGGGAGGTGTACAAGGGGTGACCGCTGGTGGTCCTGCAGGGCCAGCACCTTTCTGAGCCGTTGGCCGAGCGTACTGATCCGTGCCTTCAGGCAGGTTCCTCTCCTTGAGAGGGCTGCCCCCGCTGCCGTTGGTGTAGCCATTCAGCCCCTCGGGGGAGACGAGCTTCCCAaagggctcggggctgggctGTCCTGGCAGGCTGGCCGGGCTCTCCTTGCTGCGGGGCGGCGCGCAGGActgcccactgctgctgctgctctccccgcTGCCCAGGCTCTCCTGCGAGGGGCTGGAGAGGTGCCGGGACAAAACATTGTCCTGCGAGTGCCCTGAGCCCCGGGAGCGCACCCCGATGCTCTCCTGGCTCCGCGACATTCCCTGGCTGTTCTTGATGCTGAGCGTCTCGTGGCAGCTGTTGGACATGGCTGTCTGGAGCTCGTAGCTGAGCTCGCTGTCCTGGAATGTTGTCATTTTGGGAGTGTGTGGGGACTGGCATTCCCCGTTCTCCAGCGACTCAATGGTGACAATGTCCAGGGCTCCGGGGACTTTGCGTCTTGCCAGTGTGGTTTCTGCTTGGTTGAGGCTTTTGCGGAGGTCTCTGAGCTTCTTGACGGCCAGCATGATCTTCTTCTGGTGGCCTGTGGGAGAGTGGCAACAGGAAAGGGGCATTAAATTGGCTCCTAAAAAGGCCTCTTGGCCAAGAAAAGCCACAATCATGTCATCAACCAGGCCAAAGACATCCAGGTTATCCAAACCCTGCCACGGGAGGAGACAAACTGCCAACATTCACCCAgctcagcctggctccagccTGCTCAGGGCAGTCCTTGGGGATGGCCCTGATCTGCCCTTTCTGGGTGCACAGGACATGCCGAGGGATGTCAGGGCACGGGGACAGGACACTTGGCTGCCCTGGGCCACCCCAGCACCGCAGCAGGGACTCACCCAGTTTGTTGATGCCGATCTCTTGCAGATCCTCCCACGTCAGGTCCGTGACGATGGTGATGGAGTCGTAGCCGTTGTTCACCAGCTTTTTGTGGTACTGGGGCAAGCCGATGGCACTGAGCCAATCCATCAGGTCAGCCTGCGAAGAGCACGGAGATGCTGCCGTGAGCAGCAAGGGACAGGCGGTGCCTCCGtccatcccctccctgcccctggccAGGAGCCTGCTTTTTGGGGGTCTCTCTGGTCACTTCAGAGCTCATTTACTCATCAGCAGCCCCCATCCTGTCCTGGGGGATGCAGCTCTGAGAAAAGGGGGTGGCACAGAGCAAAGCCCCGGTGCCAGGGACTCACCGGGATGTAGTTGGGCAGCCACTCAGCGATACTGAGCTGCCCGATCTCAGTGGAGATCTTCTTCCTGTGGCCCGGTTTGGTCACGCCGATGGCTGTCAGATCCTAACGCAAGCAGAGCGGGGCCGCAGTCAGCAGCGGCACGGGGAGCGTGGAGCAGTGGGCACCCACCGCCGGCAGCTCAGGGGGCGCAGGGAAGGCCCTGCCTTACCTCGGGGGTCATGCGGCTGATGGTGGGGACATCGTAGCCGGCGTTGAGGAAGTTGGCAGTGTACGACTCGAGCTGGAACTCCCTCAGCCAGTTGTAAATGGCTTCTGCGTCCTGGGGAGAGGACGAAGCAAAGAGCAGCCTGTGACTGCGGCTGCAGGGCCTGGAAGGACCTGACTGCTTGGGGCATGACAGCAGGACCTTCTTGGGCAAGACCCACTTGACCCCAGCGTTCCCAAGACCCAGTCCCATGTGCCCAGCGCAGAAAGAGCTGGGTGGAGACCCCCAGACATTGCCCTCCCACCCTGCACACCGCTGGCCCTGTTACCTTCccctccaggagctgctcaggCCGCAAGAACTGGTGGGAGAAGACCCTGTCTCCAGGGGGACAGTTGCCAGGGGTCTGGTGGCCTGGGGGCCCTGGCAGAGAGGACAGGAGAGAAGAAGGTGTCACAGGGGGACCTGGGCACcgagcagcccccagggctgggggacagCTGTCCCCAAGGCCCCATGGTGCTGGGATATCCCTCACCTGCTGTGGAAGTCAGCTGCCCGTTGCGTGGCTCCGATCCCAAAAGGTGTTGCTGGAGGTCGTCACCAGTGGAGGGCAGCggctggggagaggaagagtGAGCAGGGGAAGGACATCTCTCCGGACAGGGCCCTGTCCCCGGGTCTGCCTTGCACCCCTGGGAGCTCAGCACAGCCTCACAGCACGGCCCAGCAAAGCTGGCCCCTAGCgagagagctgggcaggatgtggcccttTTATCCTCTCAGGTGACACAGGACGAGGTGAAGATGTGACACGGTACCAACCACTCCCagggggcagagctgtgctgctggagcagccaggaGACTCCAGCCCCAGGAACGTTTCCCCCCTGAGTCCCAGCAGCAAATGCGTGCTTGGTGGGGGGTGCTCGGCTCCTGCGGCCCCCTCCTTGCCAGGAGGTGCAGGGGGTTACAGGATCGTGCTGGGCCCCATTGCCACCACATCgggtggagctgggggagcaacgtgggggcagcaggggctggcaccTACCCTGGCATTCTCGATGAGGATGCTGGTGCTCTGCCCGTTGGTGCCCTCGGTGCTTTGTCCGCTGCCGGCACTGCGTATGCTGCCGATGCTGCCCTCGCTGCCCACGCTGTTCCTGTCTCCTGCTGCTCAGGACAGACGGGGAGCTCATCAGCAGTGCCCCGGGACTGGTGCTGACACAGGGCACCAAAGTCCCCGGCAGGGACCCGTGTGCCAGCAGTGACACCAGTAAAAACCAGCCTCCCACGAGATCCTTCCAGCCACAGAGCATGCATCAGTCCCTCCCGGCACGCACAGCACAGACAGGGTGACCTCAGCTGGCAACGGACACGCGAAGGGGAAATGGGAACCGGGGACACGGCCTCGGATTCcaggagggaaggggctgctcTATGGGCTCCCCTAAACTCCCTTGCCCTGTGGCTGCTCCCTCTCGTCTGGCTGCTTTCCTGCCGGGAGGTGGAAGGAGAGCAttcccccatgtcccctgcgcaggcagggctggggacaggggaaggTCCCCggcccctctccctccccagccccaccccTGACCTGAGCTGTCAGGGCCCGGGGCCGTCCGGGTTAGGGTGAGGTGGCCATAGGGTGCTGGGATGCTTGGGGCTGCCTGCTGCGGACACTCGTCggggaggtgctgcagcccgCCGGGGGGTGCCGTGAgggccccgggggggccctGGCGCTGGTGCGTGGGTGCCATGCGGGGGAGGATCATGCCTGCATTCAAAGACAAAACACGCGTGGTCAGAGCTCGTGCAGGAGGCGGCAAGGGGGGGGTGCGGTATCTGAGTCTCAAACCCCAAAACTTCCACCCCACTGGTCACACAACCCCCTGCGCCCACCAGAATCCTTCTTTTCCCCGCCCCCTAGCTAGCCGGGGCGACAGGGACCTGTCCTGTGGgaagggctgggcagggagaggtggTTTCACAGTGGGGACAACGCACCCAGGAGGGCCACCGACCTGTTCGTTTGCTGATGACTTCGGCAATGGAGGGGGGGAAGTACCCGACGCGATCGGTGCCCTTCTGAGTGTCGTGGATGTGCCCCTTCCACCGCCCGTCGGGATGCTGCTCCAGGACCTGCGTGGGGATGAGGAGGACAGGGCTGGTACCAGGCAGCGGCcggacaggggacagggagtGGGGAGCAGCCTCACCGTGATGACATCTCCTGCCCGGACATTGAGAGCAGTGGGATCGTGGAGGTTCCAAAAATCCTTCAAAGCTCGGACCTTCAGGATTCCTGATGCCTCTGAAGACAAGGgatggagggaagaaaaaaggaaccaGAGCACAGCGGGGCAAAAGAGAGGTTCGAGAAAGGCgggaggagaaaatgaagagaaaggagagggaagaagagaacATTAACACTGCAGGAAGGACTCGATCTCTGGGGATTGCTGGCACAGAGAGTGGGAGCACGATGGGACTGAGATCCCAACACTTGCAGCTTGGCTGTTTTAGGGCTGTtaggaggagctgggagcacgGGGCAGGTCATGTTAGGGAGAAGTCCCCCTCTGTTCCAGGCAGGGCCTGGCCACAAACAGGCCCCATCTCACCTCTCAGCAGCTGCTTGATGTCCTTGCTGGCGTGCGAGGTGGTGAACTGGTTGACGATGTCCAGTGCCGTCTGGTTGTAGGTGTTCCTGATGTTCACGTCAACGCCACCCTGCCCAGGAGGGGACACGGTTAGtgccacagcctgcagcagcagcagccaccccacGGGGGATGGAGGGACCgaggggatgggagggaggCGAAGGCCAGGCCCGAGAGCTTTGTCCCCTGGTGCTCACCTCCAGCAGCAATCGCACAACCTCTGTTTTGCCATAGAGCGCGGCTTCGTGCAGGGCTGTGCCCGTCTTCGTCTGCTTGTTGATCTCAATCcctgccttcagcagctgcctggaaTCGAGGAGGGAAAGGCATGAACGGGAGGCCACAGGTATAGGGGTCAGGGGATCGGCTGCTTTGCAatggggaggggacagcccTCTGCACCGCTGAGGCTTTGGGGATGAGGCACCAAAGCCTGTAAGAGGGATGTGGGTTTAGGGGGATGTAGGATGGAAGTCGTGATGGTTTTTTGGCATTGGGCAGTGCTGCGGGCTGGCAGGGGTTACCTGATGATCTCCTTGTGCCCATTCTTGGCTGCTAGGTGCAGCGGGGTGGTGTAGTTGGGGTCGGTCGAGTCCTTGGACTGCCCCTCCAGTAGGGCCACGCACAGATGgctgttcagcagcagctgggccaCCTGCACAGGGCACAGGGGTGAGCAGAGGTGTAGGTGTCCCCGTCACAACATCCCAGCACGGGACTCAAgcttgctgctgccagggaCAGCTCTGTGCTCCCTATCCCACCCAGTGTTCCCGTccatcccacagccccagggcttGGCGGGGCCCAGACAGAGCTTGGCAGGGGCCACGCTGTTGTGAGGGGCTGGAGAAGGTCAGCACAGCCAGAAATAGTCTTCCCATAATCAGGCTTTTCAGACCAAGCCCTAAAAAACTTCAGTCTCTCAAAGCCCTGAGCGACTCTCAGCATCGCAGGGCAGCTCGAAGGCACAGAGGAGTTATTTTTACTGCCCTGTTTATAGCTGCAGATATTATAGATACTCCAGGAATGGAAATatgcccctgctcccctccccgctGGGGGCATGAGACAGTCTGGCTGGCCGCACGCCAGCCCAGCCCCATGGTGGGGGTCTCCCGGGGCACAGGGGGGCCCCGTCCCCACAAGCCACGCCGGGATCCtgagcagctgagcagagccgGGCGCTCCGGGCTGCTGGGGATTAGGGAGCTCAGCCTGTCTGTGCTTAAACGGGAGcaaagctggggctggggggggaaaaGTTGCAGGGAACTGGGATCAGGATGCCCAGGtttgctgccagcctgctgctgccccgctGCGAGGCTGGGAGCAAAACCCAAAGCTCATGGGTTCAGGATCCAGCCTTGCCCAGCCATGGGGGGAGGTGGGTGCTGCCGCCAGGCTTTGGGGTTTGTGGCAGAGGGAAGGTGCTCACCTTCAACCGCCCGAACTCGCAGGCCAGGTCCAGGGGGGTTTTCTTCGCTTTGTTGATGAGGCAGGGGTTGGactggtgctgcagcagcatctccGACTGCGGGGGAGCAACGTGGTTatggggggctcagcaccaccccGTGCCACTGCTCTCTCCTGCCCGGTGCATCATCACCGACCAGGAGAGAGACCCCGTCGGGGCGGCACCGCCTCTCACTTACCACCTCGTAGTGGCCGTACTGCGCCGAGAGGTGCAGCGGGA is a genomic window of Anas acuta chromosome 18, bAnaAcu1.1, whole genome shotgun sequence containing:
- the CASKIN2 gene encoding caskin-2 isoform X2, whose protein sequence is MAGGFSLCPRRKNASHVVCGPGLGGCGRRGQRVGGETAPLSTSGVPLRIKGGKRRPPAQAGRSCGALTHPGAVGAHRDGAGRTEGGRDVSWSGLSPSRGSVEVKAEQERGAVAGMGQALFCALGELLGSAKRLNVNYQDADGFSALHHAALGGSLDLISLLLEAQATVDIKDSNGMRPLHYAAWQGRVEPVRVLLRAAASVNMASLDGQIPLHLSAQYGHYEVSEMLLQHQSNPCLINKAKKTPLDLACEFGRLKVAQLLLNSHLCVALLEGQSKDSTDPNYTTPLHLAAKNGHKEIIRQLLKAGIEINKQTKTGTALHEAALYGKTEVVRLLLEGGVDVNIRNTYNQTALDIVNQFTTSHASKDIKQLLRGILKVRALKDFWNLHDPTALNVRAGDVITVLEQHPDGRWKGHIHDTQKGTDRVGYFPPSIAEVISKRTGMILPRMAPTHQRQGPPGALTAPPGGLQHLPDECPQQAAPSIPAPYGHLTLTRTAPGPDSSAGDRNSVGSEGSIGSIRSAGSGQSTEGTNGQSTSILIENARPLPSTGDDLQQHLLGSEPRNGQLTSTAGPPGHQTPGNCPPGDRVFSHQFLRPEQLLEGKDAEAIYNWLREFQLESYTANFLNAGYDVPTISRMTPEDLTAIGVTKPGHRKKISTEIGQLSIAEWLPNYIPADLMDWLSAIGLPQYHKKLVNNGYDSITIVTDLTWEDLQEIGINKLGHQKKIMLAVKKLRDLRKSLNQAETTLARRKVPGALDIVTIESLENGECQSPHTPKMTTFQDSELSYELQTAMSNSCHETLSIKNSQGMSRSQESIGVRSRGSGHSQDNVLSRHLSSPSQESLGSGESSSSSGQSCAPPRSKESPASLPGQPSPEPFGKLVSPEGLNGYTNGSGGSPLKERNLPEGTDQYARPTAQKGAGPAGPPAVTPCTPPQTPSKGTAPYVFMYPHVSLKSPTAPSLLGAEQPKTLAHPYPSFPSGQKSSLQTSAQKAFSYLHSQCSPTEPPKAATAPGTWQAGEQHNGGEGFKYKKRSHSLNRYALSDGEHEEEEGVPTSTLGSYATLTRRPGRSQMPRACLQAEAKVTRSQSFAIRAKRKGPPPPPPKRLSSVSSTPATEANGEQPPDPEQQSPVPQDMVDAGVSPGDASRSRTVRSLAAALEGTPGASPPKPLLAPKPLHVAQDSLSRASVDDRSYDGGDSGSTVLADTGRDAFESSKPRRRTLSEPSAPMTEAVQVGREDACSDTEEEAKPEVSSSSQNSSSECIPFAEEGNLTIKQRPKPAGHPKADTAVQDAEPSSQPAEPPCSAGKEPVAPTTTKEPPVLEFNLTESDTVKRRPRFKEREPLQAVLKAFSLAGQAEAGSSPAPQYAQSQAVSIVGPTTGLAPRAGLAGDTFDDDSVEFRIAEIEKSILSLEKGIKKTPSPTKAPSPTELLGTAVVRTPAPGTGTRGGLCEAVAGPEAPSFPCWGRTASPAGQEARGTRASACHEASSLADVPAKHTSVASTKLVFSGPKTIYQQVLQPSRHTVAPWAAPEAVPDVVGSLAAPSPLTLEASSKVSAKPLATAPGTALAQQRLEHTNCSLAAALQAAEKKITAEEVESPPGAVHSAKNILEDISNMFDDLADQLDAMLD
- the CASKIN2 gene encoding caskin-2 isoform X3 yields the protein MAGGFSLCPRRKNASHVVCGPGLGGCGRRGQRVGGETAPLSTSGVPLRIKGGKRRPPAQAGRSCGALTHPGAVGAHRDGAGRTEGGRDVSWSGLSPSRGSVEVKAEQERGAVAGMGQALFCALGELLGSAKRLNVNYQDADGFSALHHAALGGSLDLISLLLEAQATVDIKDSNGMRPLHYAAWQGRVEPVRVLLRAAASVNMASLDGQIPLHLSAQYGHYEVSEMLLQHQSNPCLINKAKKTPLDLACEFGRLKVAQLLLNSHLCVALLEGQSKDSTDPNYTTPLHLAAKNGHKEIIRQLLKAGIEINKQTKTGTALHEAALYGKTEVVRLLLEGGVDVNIRNTYNQTALDIVNQFTTSHASKDIKQLLREASGILKVRALKDFWNLHDPTALNVRAGDVITVLEQHPDGRWKGHIHDTQKGTDRVGYFPPSIAEVISKRTGMILPRMAPTHQRQGPPGALTAPPGGLQHLPDECPQQAAPSIPAPYGHLTLTRTAPGPDSSAGDRNSVGSEGSIGSIRSAGSGQSTEGTNGQSTSILIENARPLPSTGDDLQQHLLGSEPRNGQLTSTAGPPGHQTPGNCPPGDRVFSHQFLRPEQLLEGKDAEAIYNWLREFQLESYTANFLNAGYDVPTISRMTPEDLTAIGVTKPGHRKKISTEIGQLSIAEWLPNYIPADLMDWLSAIGLPQYHKKLVNNGYDSITIVTDLTWEDLQEIGINKLGHQKKIMLAVKKLRDLRKSLNQAETTLARRKVPGALDIVTIESLENGECQSPHTPKMTTFQDSELSYELQTAMSNSCHETLSIKNSQGMSRSQESIGVRSRGSGHSQDNVLSRHLSSPSQESLGSGESSSSSGQSCAPPRSKESPASLPGQPSPEPFGKLVSPEGLNGYTNGSGGSPLKERNLPEGTDQYARPTAQKGAGPAGPPAVTPCTPPQTPSKGTAPYVFMYPHVSLKSPTAPSLLGAEQPKTLAHPYPSFPSGQKSSLQTSAQKAFSYLHSQCSPTEPPKAATAPGTWQAGEQHNGGEGFKYKKRSHSLNRYALSDGEHEEEEGVPTSTLGSYATLTRRPGRSQMPRACLQAEAKVTRSQSFAIRAKRKGPPPPPPKRLSSVSSTPATEANGEQPPDPEQQSPVPQDMVDAGVSPGDASRSRTVRSLAAALEGTPGASPPKPLLAPKPLHVAQDSLSRASVDDRSYDGGDSGSTVLADTGRDAFESSKPRRRTLSEPSAPMTEAVQVGREDACSDTEEEAKPEVSSSSQNSSSECIPFAEEGNLTIKQRPKPAGHPKADTAVQDAEPSSQPAEPPCSAGKEPVAPTTTKEPPVLEFNLTESDTVKRRPRFKEREPLQAVLKAFSLAGQAEAGSSPAPQYAQSQAVSIVGPTTGLAPRAGLAGDTFDDDSVEFRIAEIEKSILSLEKGIKKTPSPTKAPSPTELLGTAVVRTPAPDVPAKHTSVASTKLVFSGPKTIYQQVLQPSRHTVAPWAAPEAVPDVVGSLAAPSPLTLEASSKVSAKPLATAPGTALAQQRLEHTNCSLAAALQAAEKKITAEEVESPPGAVHSAKNILEDISNMFDDLADQLDAMLD
- the CASKIN2 gene encoding caskin-2 isoform X1, coding for MAGGFSLCPRRKNASHVVCGPGLGGCGRRGQRVGGETAPLSTSGVPLRIKGGKRRPPAQAGRSCGALTHPGAVGAHRDGAGRTEGGRDVSWSGLSPSRGSVEVKAEQERGAVAGMGQALFCALGELLGSAKRLNVNYQDADGFSALHHAALGGSLDLISLLLEAQATVDIKDSNGMRPLHYAAWQGRVEPVRVLLRAAASVNMASLDGQIPLHLSAQYGHYEVSEMLLQHQSNPCLINKAKKTPLDLACEFGRLKVAQLLLNSHLCVALLEGQSKDSTDPNYTTPLHLAAKNGHKEIIRQLLKAGIEINKQTKTGTALHEAALYGKTEVVRLLLEGGVDVNIRNTYNQTALDIVNQFTTSHASKDIKQLLREASGILKVRALKDFWNLHDPTALNVRAGDVITVLEQHPDGRWKGHIHDTQKGTDRVGYFPPSIAEVISKRTGMILPRMAPTHQRQGPPGALTAPPGGLQHLPDECPQQAAPSIPAPYGHLTLTRTAPGPDSSAGDRNSVGSEGSIGSIRSAGSGQSTEGTNGQSTSILIENARPLPSTGDDLQQHLLGSEPRNGQLTSTAGPPGHQTPGNCPPGDRVFSHQFLRPEQLLEGKDAEAIYNWLREFQLESYTANFLNAGYDVPTISRMTPEDLTAIGVTKPGHRKKISTEIGQLSIAEWLPNYIPADLMDWLSAIGLPQYHKKLVNNGYDSITIVTDLTWEDLQEIGINKLGHQKKIMLAVKKLRDLRKSLNQAETTLARRKVPGALDIVTIESLENGECQSPHTPKMTTFQDSELSYELQTAMSNSCHETLSIKNSQGMSRSQESIGVRSRGSGHSQDNVLSRHLSSPSQESLGSGESSSSSGQSCAPPRSKESPASLPGQPSPEPFGKLVSPEGLNGYTNGSGGSPLKERNLPEGTDQYARPTAQKGAGPAGPPAVTPCTPPQTPSKGTAPYVFMYPHVSLKSPTAPSLLGAEQPKTLAHPYPSFPSGQKSSLQTSAQKAFSYLHSQCSPTEPPKAATAPGTWQAGEQHNGGEGFKYKKRSHSLNRYALSDGEHEEEEGVPTSTLGSYATLTRRPGRSQMPRACLQAEAKVTRSQSFAIRAKRKGPPPPPPKRLSSVSSTPATEANGEQPPDPEQQSPVPQDMVDAGVSPGDASRSRTVRSLAAALEGTPGASPPKPLLAPKPLHVAQDSLSRASVDDRSYDGGDSGSTVLADTGRDAFESSKPRRRTLSEPSAPMTEAVQVGREDACSDTEEEAKPEVSSSSQNSSSECIPFAEEGNLTIKQRPKPAGHPKADTAVQDAEPSSQPAEPPCSAGKEPVAPTTTKEPPVLEFNLTESDTVKRRPRFKEREPLQAVLKAFSLAGQAEAGSSPAPQYAQSQAVSIVGPTTGLAPRAGLAGDTFDDDSVEFRIAEIEKSILSLEKGIKKTPSPTKAPSPTELLGTAVVRTPAPGTGTRGGLCEAVAGPEAPSFPCWGRTASPAGQEARGTRASACHEASSLADVPAKHTSVASTKLVFSGPKTIYQQVLQPSRHTVAPWAAPEAVPDVVGSLAAPSPLTLEASSKVSAKPLATAPGTALAQQRLEHTNCSLAAALQAAEKKITAEEVESPPGAVHSAKNILEDISNMFDDLADQLDAMLD
- the CASKIN2 gene encoding caskin-2 isoform X4, translated to MAGGFSLCPRRKNASHVVCGPGLGGCGRRGQRVGGETAPLSTSGVPLRIKGGKRRPPAQAGRSCGALTHPGAVGAHRDGAGRTEGGRDVSWSGLSPSRGSVEVKAEQERGAVAGMGQALFCALGELLGSAKRLNVNYQDADGFSALHHAALGGSLDLISLLLEAQATVDIKDSNGMRPLHYAAWQGRVEPVRVLLRAAASVNMASLDGQIPLHLSAQYGHYEVSEMLLQHQSNPCLINKAKKTPLDLACEFGRLKVAQLLLNSHLCVALLEGQSKDSTDPNYTTPLHLAAKNGHKEIIRQLLKAGIEINKQTKTGTALHEAALYGKTEVVRLLLEGGVDVNIRNTYNQTALDIVNQFTTSHASKDIKQLLREASGILKVRALKDFWNLHDPTALNVRAGDVITVLEQHPDGRWKGHIHDTQKGTDRVGYFPPSIAEVISKRTAGDRNSVGSEGSIGSIRSAGSGQSTEGTNGQSTSILIENARPLPSTGDDLQQHLLGSEPRNGQLTSTAGPPGHQTPGNCPPGDRVFSHQFLRPEQLLEGKDAEAIYNWLREFQLESYTANFLNAGYDVPTISRMTPEDLTAIGVTKPGHRKKISTEIGQLSIAEWLPNYIPADLMDWLSAIGLPQYHKKLVNNGYDSITIVTDLTWEDLQEIGINKLGHQKKIMLAVKKLRDLRKSLNQAETTLARRKVPGALDIVTIESLENGECQSPHTPKMTTFQDSELSYELQTAMSNSCHETLSIKNSQGMSRSQESIGVRSRGSGHSQDNVLSRHLSSPSQESLGSGESSSSSGQSCAPPRSKESPASLPGQPSPEPFGKLVSPEGLNGYTNGSGGSPLKERNLPEGTDQYARPTAQKGAGPAGPPAVTPCTPPQTPSKGTAPYVFMYPHVSLKSPTAPSLLGAEQPKTLAHPYPSFPSGQKSSLQTSAQKAFSYLHSQCSPTEPPKAATAPGTWQAGEQHNGGEGFKYKKRSHSLNRYALSDGEHEEEEGVPTSTLGSYATLTRRPGRSQMPRACLQAEAKVTRSQSFAIRAKRKGPPPPPPKRLSSVSSTPATEANGEQPPDPEQQSPVPQDMVDAGVSPGDASRSRTVRSLAAALEGTPGASPPKPLLAPKPLHVAQDSLSRASVDDRSYDGGDSGSTVLADTGRDAFESSKPRRRTLSEPSAPMTEAVQVGREDACSDTEEEAKPEVSSSSQNSSSECIPFAEEGNLTIKQRPKPAGHPKADTAVQDAEPSSQPAEPPCSAGKEPVAPTTTKEPPVLEFNLTESDTVKRRPRFKEREPLQAVLKAFSLAGQAEAGSSPAPQYAQSQAVSIVGPTTGLAPRAGLAGDTFDDDSVEFRIAEIEKSILSLEKGIKKTPSPTKAPSPTELLGTAVVRTPAPGTGTRGGLCEAVAGPEAPSFPCWGRTASPAGQEARGTRASACHEASSLADVPAKHTSVASTKLVFSGPKTIYQQVLQPSRHTVAPWAAPEAVPDVVGSLAAPSPLTLEASSKVSAKPLATAPGTALAQQRLEHTNCSLAAALQAAEKKITAEEVESPPGAVHSAKNILEDISNMFDDLADQLDAMLD
- the CASKIN2 gene encoding caskin-2 isoform X5 codes for the protein MGREQELIQAVKNGDVPGVQKLVAKIKASKSKLLGSAKRLNVNYQDADGFSALHHAALGGSLDLISLLLEAQATVDIKDSNGMRPLHYAAWQGRVEPVRVLLRAAASVNMASLDGQIPLHLSAQYGHYEVSEMLLQHQSNPCLINKAKKTPLDLACEFGRLKVAQLLLNSHLCVALLEGQSKDSTDPNYTTPLHLAAKNGHKEIIRQLLKAGIEINKQTKTGTALHEAALYGKTEVVRLLLEGGVDVNIRNTYNQTALDIVNQFTTSHASKDIKQLLREASGILKVRALKDFWNLHDPTALNVRAGDVITVLEQHPDGRWKGHIHDTQKGTDRVGYFPPSIAEVISKRTGMILPRMAPTHQRQGPPGALTAPPGGLQHLPDECPQQAAPSIPAPYGHLTLTRTAPGPDSSAGDRNSVGSEGSIGSIRSAGSGQSTEGTNGQSTSILIENARPLPSTGDDLQQHLLGSEPRNGQLTSTAGPPGHQTPGNCPPGDRVFSHQFLRPEQLLEGKDAEAIYNWLREFQLESYTANFLNAGYDVPTISRMTPEDLTAIGVTKPGHRKKISTEIGQLSIAEWLPNYIPADLMDWLSAIGLPQYHKKLVNNGYDSITIVTDLTWEDLQEIGINKLGHQKKIMLAVKKLRDLRKSLNQAETTLARRKVPGALDIVTIESLENGECQSPHTPKMTTFQDSELSYELQTAMSNSCHETLSIKNSQGMSRSQESIGVRSRGSGHSQDNVLSRHLSSPSQESLGSGESSSSSGQSCAPPRSKESPASLPGQPSPEPFGKLVSPEGLNGYTNGSGGSPLKERNLPEGTDQYARPTAQKGAGPAGPPAVTPCTPPQTPSKGTAPYVFMYPHVSLKSPTAPSLLGAEQPKTLAHPYPSFPSGQKSSLQTSAQKAFSYLHSQCSPTEPPKAATAPGTWQAGEQHNGGEGFKYKKRSHSLNRYALSDGEHEEEEGVPTSTLGSYATLTRRPGRSQMPRACLQAEAKVTRSQSFAIRAKRKGPPPPPPKRLSSVSSTPATEANGEQPPDPEQQSPVPQDMVDAGVSPGDASRSRTVRSLAAALEGTPGASPPKPLLAPKPLHVAQDSLSRASVDDRSYDGGDSGSTVLADTGRDAFESSKPRRRTLSEPSAPMTEAVQVGREDACSDTEEEAKPEVSSSSQNSSSECIPFAEEGNLTIKQRPKPAGHPKADTAVQDAEPSSQPAEPPCSAGKEPVAPTTTKEPPVLEFNLTESDTVKRRPRFKEREPLQAVLKAFSLAGQAEAGSSPAPQYAQSQAVSIVGPTTGLAPRAGLAGDTFDDDSVEFRIAEIEKSILSLEKGIKKTPSPTKAPSPTELLGTAVVRTPAPGTGTRGGLCEAVAGPEAPSFPCWGRTASPAGQEARGTRASACHEASSLADVPAKHTSVASTKLVFSGPKTIYQQVLQPSRHTVAPWAAPEAVPDVVGSLAAPSPLTLEASSKVSAKPLATAPGTALAQQRLEHTNCSLAAALQAAEKKITAEEVESPPGAVHSAKNILEDISNMFDDLADQLDAMLD